The genomic interval CGATCTTCGGCGGCGTTCTCCCCGCTGAAGTAGCCGGCATCAGCACTCACCGTGGTTGGGTGGTCGTCAAGCAGTCCCGCCCCGTCTCGGAGGGTCCGCACCTCGGCGACCAGGTCTGGCAGATGGCGCATGTCCGCAGCGATGTTCGTGAGCATCGCTGCGACGATCACCCCGCTCTCCGCATCGACGACGGCCTGGGCGTTGTAGGCGTAGTCGTACGCACCCCGCTTCATCAGCATGATCCGGGCGTCGCCGTCCGCGAACGACCGCTGCTCCTTGTCGGCGATCGCGGGGGCCGCATCCGCCGGCAGCCCCTGCTCGGCGCGCTGCTCCGCCTCCAGGCGCTCGCGGGCCGCCCGGATCTTCGCGAGGCGCGCCTCCCGCCGGGCCAGTTCCTCGGCCACCGAATACCCGTCCGAGTCGGCCCCGTACTCCCGATCCTCGGCCGTGTCCTGGGTCTCGGCCTGCTCCACCAGCCGGGCGATCTCCTCCTTGAGCTGCGCCTCCCGCTGCCGCATCCGCCCGGAGCTCATCGCCTTGTGCTTCGACGTGTTCGCCTTCAGCTTGGTCCCGTCGAGCGCCACGTGGCCCAGCCGGGCCAGCCCCACCCGCAACGCCAGCACCACCGTCTCCTGGAACACCGCCGTGAACGCCACCGCGTTGTCCCGACGAAACCGGGCCAACGTCCGATAGTTCGGCTGACCGCCACCCGCTAGGTAGACGAACGTCGCCTCCTGGCGCGCCAATCGTGCCAGCTTCCGCGCCGACCGCACCCCGTGCAGGTACCCCCACGCCAGGATCCCGAACAGCGCGTGCGGATGGTACGGCTTCTCGCCCTTCGGACCCGGGGGGATCAGAAAGTGCTGCAGATCCACCCCCTGCACCAGATCCACAAACACGTGGACCGGGTGCTCGGGCGGCAACGCTTCCTCCAGACGGACCACCGCCCGGACATCCGGCTGGTACGGCTTGAATCGATCGGTCGATGACATAACCGACAGCCTACCCGGTCGATCCCCTCACCGGCGACCTCTCACCCGTGACCCACACTCCTAGAACGCCGCGCCCAACACCCGCGCCGAATCGTCAGCCACCCGCGATGAGGCGGGTCCATGCATCCATCTGGTCAAGCTGGACTGGTTCGCGCGCTGCAAGCAGGCGCTGCAAGCGGCTATCATGCCGCGCCTGGTCAGTCGAGAGCGCGCATCCCACCCGGTAGCCGCACGACCGACACGCGGCTCGGGAT from Chloroflexota bacterium carries:
- a CDS encoding IS1182 family transposase; this translates as MSSTDRFKPYQPDVRAVVRLEEALPPEHPVHVFVDLVQGVDLQHFLIPPGPKGEKPYHPHALFGILAWGYLHGVRSARKLARLARQEATFVYLAGGGQPNYRTLARFRRDNAVAFTAVFQETVVLALRVGLARLGHVALDGTKLKANTSKHKAMSSGRMRQREAQLKEEIARLVEQAETQDTAEDREYGADSDGYSVAEELARREARLAKIRAARERLEAEQRAEQGLPADAAPAIADKEQRSFADGDARIMLMKRGAYDYAYNAQAVVDAESGVIVAAMLTNIAADMRHLPDLVAEVRTLRDGAGLLDDHPTTVSADAGYFSGENAAEDRDGLDLLIAAGRDDPAGTTTKAAVYAIDRFGYDPTRDVWICPADKLLVLQVAPPGATGRPSTNQYRAASADCADCPLRAACLKPNEDHRVLQAKDRRSAGAMRYKLRQPDARRRYARRKTIVEPVFGQLKEARGFSTLSLRGLTRAAGEYLLACLAHNLGKLLRVCPLPSARLIPATA